The following DNA comes from Sebastes umbrosus isolate fSebUmb1 chromosome 8, fSebUmb1.pri, whole genome shotgun sequence.
TCGCTACTTTTGTGTTCGCTGGGCATACCATTCCTCCTTTTTATTAAACCTGCAGATATATCTGTTTTATTCTCACTTTCACATGTAGTTCTGACAGGTGCATGTGTTATATATTTGCCCTCGAACTCTTGGTGTTCATTCGCAAGCAACTGACAAAAATTCACCTCCCGGCTAAAAAGGTTATTATAAACTGCTTAGTCTAGACTAAAGGTGTAGATAAAATGAGGCGCCATTCAAGGACATTTACCCGCTGTGTGCGTGTTCATTTTGACTGTACCGTCGCTTGACCTCGGCTTGTTCTTTTTCCGACGTCACCAGGTTTCGACAGTGCCTTCTCGGTGTGAATGATACCATTTCCAGCATGGTGGGCTACAGCTTCTTCAACATCCTGCGGGTTCCCTGCTTTGAGCTGGAACAGCGGAGGCGATGCACTCAGATGTACTGGTGGGGAACGTAAGAGACACACTGACGTTGTTGCTCTGAGctgtaaagaggacctattatgctcattttcaggtgcatacttgtatttggggtttcttactaaaacatgtttacaggtttaaatgttcaaaaaacactttatttttctcataccggctgtgctgcaacacctcttctctccctctgtctgaaacgctctgtttgagctacTGTCACTTTAAGCCCCCCTCTTGAAAAAAACTTTGCTCTGAGTGGCTTgggagaaaaatatggtgcacctttgcaaaggtagttctcaagtcGTGGGTGATATATTGTAATGAATCTGTATGTGACATAGTAAGGGGAGCTTTTGTAACttttcagaccttttacatgtacaaaaaactacataacacactaaaggaaagggaaaaagcacaatagcataataggtcctctttaacttgCATATATTGTTAGACACAGCAGCATGTGCACATTATAAAACAAGGAGTTTGTTCAGTGGAAAGTGCAGGTATGGTTAGATCATCAGATTGCCTGTAATAACATGCCTGACAATTTTCCAAACCGCACAAAAATTATGAGGGGCACTTTGCCAAACCTCTGCTCTGTTTCCACAACTTTATCTATCAGGTTACTAACAAATCTGACAAACCAGAAATGATTAATGGTTAACCTAGCATTCTAGCATTAATGGTATTGCATACACTATAATAACTATAATTTAAGATTTGGGTGTGAGTGACTGATTATTGAATTTAATGTAATTATCTTCCTTGAAATTACAGATCATTATCCCAAATGGCAATACAAAGTGCGCCTCTTCTTACTTGAATAAATATGTAAGGAATGTGGTCTATATGAAGTTGCAGATAAAGTTTTTCCATGGCTTGGTTTTAACATGCTTGTTTACTCTCTATAGGTGTAGAGTAACCAAAAAGGCTCCCTATGCCGTCTTCAAAAAACCCCTCCCTTACGCCGATGTTACAAGCAAATATGGGGACAACACTGACAGCAAAGAGTCAACAAGTAGCGAGGGGCAGCATGTAAACGAAAGCTTTGTGATCAATCCGCACAGAGAGTCACCCAAAAGTGAACGTAAGTGTAGCTCCAGAGACCCACCCAGAGGAGACACTTTCTACCCCAGGAGGAAAAAGGGAAAAGGCTGTAAAAGACACAGGAAACTGTATACAGCAGCACCCTCCCAAATTCCCCCGATGTCAAGGGCACTCACCACTACTCCTTCAATGAAAATGGGTCTTTTAAATGCTTCTAAAAGTAGCACATTGatgccaaataaaaaaagagctgGAAAAAAGAAGAGCACCAGAAAGGGCCTGTTGGCTTACACCACACAGGGAAGCCAAGTTCAACCACAGGAGACCTCAAAGTCTACATCTACAACACAATCGACACCGACAGCCACCACAACAGTGACTAAAACCACCGAAAGTCGCAAAAAAGGTCCAACACAAAGTCGCTGCTGTGGATTCAGGACGCCTCTGAGAGGTGACACTTTTCAGCCTCGTTGCAAAAGTTGTCTAGAAGAAAAAGCGACACCTCGCGTGACAACTGTTACACCCTCAACAACTACATATGGATTAGCAATCAAAGTGACAACAGCTGGGACTCTGAGGCTGAAAAAGACAACAGAAACACCCAAACAAGACACTTTGAAAAGACTCTGGAGTACTACTGCAACGCCAGTCACAACAAAACTGATGTCAGCAGCCTCCATTCATGAGGATGACAAGCCTCAAAAGCAGATGTATTCTCCTCTACTACAGAATAATACAAGCCAGGAGCCCATGGGTGGTACCACAGCCCAAAGCACACATGCAGAGAGAGGCCTGAAGCAAAACATTGCATTACACAATATGACAGGTGAGTGCATGCAGCTGATGAACCCTCACTCTGCTGGGGCCTTTTGCAGCATAAGAGGCCTCTCTTCAGTATAAatattaaactatttattcagTAGTATTTCAAGGTGAGCGATGCTGCCACTATGAAAAGGTGATGATAAGGGCTTGCATCTTGAAAGAGCCCACACAAATTCCAGTGGGATTAGTGTATCTAAAAAAGGTGGCCCAGGGCATTATTCTTTTAAGGAGCTCAAGCTTCCTCCACGCTATCTCGTTATGCCCCCTACAGGTGGGACAGAATGCTAGTTCATCACAGATTATGGCTCACTAAAAGATGCAGAGCATGACAACATCAGTAGGCGACTTAAATTGCTTAGTCATCTAAAGAAATGTGGGTACACTTCGATTACTTATGAGATGAccagtgtttatttttttgcagacaATCAACTCCTGTGTGGAAGCCTCAAACATCTGGAtgaatgtaaatacaaaatCCATCCTTTGGAGAAGAAGTATGATCTCCAGAACATGGACTCAAAGACTGCTTACCACTGTGATTGCACCAGCCGGTAACATAACagctttttttgcatttctgtcattcccccccccccacccccatcccccccccacccccacccccacccccaccccccttaTTTGTATATTCACATATCACAAAATCTGCATTTACAATCATTCAAATATATGCCAGGGGCCTGTTACACAAAGGAACTGCACTGAGAACAACCTGGGACACATCTTGTTCTCCAGTCCGTGTTATATATTTAAAGGGGCTGTTTTAGGCTCTGTTTTATTCAGACAAATTGTCCTTATAACTTAGCAATCCTACTTCATTAGACAGGCCTGTGTTCTGCTATTGTGTTTACTGCTTCtacagtagatatatatatatatatattagaaaaaCACAAGGCTATTAGAAATGTTtaactttgtgttttcttaTGTGTTTTGGCCACAATAGTTCAGCATAACATTATTCTCCCCCCATGGAAACAGCTTGTCCATTGAGGCCAAGGAACTACAAGCCTTACACAGCCTTTGAACCAATCCAAACTAAAAGCAATTATTCCAATACTCCATTATGAATGTGTTTTGCATTCCTGAGCTACTTCAAGTTTGACCTGTGGATTGCAATGAGATGAGGTAACCAGGGCAACTTCATTATAACGTCTAAATGAAGcacaggagttttttttttgtgtggtgGCACCATTGAAAGTAAAATGTCTACAGTCTCTACAGTGTAATAATAAACTGTAGGTGTGTTTTacaaaaatatgacaacagGACCAAGGTTATAAAACAAGAGGATTTTCTTTTAATAACTTAGAAGTCTTTGTTGTCTCTGTcaataggccttttttttcAGCAGCCTTTCAGActtgtcatagaacaaaacgcacaggtgttactaataacgtTAACGATGCTTCATTCAATTAAGTAGCCCAGTAAGCCAGGACAGTGTCACAGTaaaccagcatgcacaataaaCCTTCTTAGCACTATATACTCTGACACGGCACAGctggaaaagcacaggtgtaattaataacattaacgatggtgCCGCATAACATTTAGCTCTGCCAGTTGGAGAGCCCTCGCATTGTGCATACTAGCTCAATGGCATACTGGACCACCTTTAATGTTACACCTGTGTGTCTGCTGGTGTTACGGAACGACAAGTCAAAGTGGCTGATATGAAAAAGGTCAATACAAGGCCCCTGAAGCTGAagcattaatgttattaattagaCCTGTggttttccttttataattatggtgccttcaaatggggtcgtgtttaccgtgtccACGaaaagagtccatatgaacgcacCCCTTATGTCGTATTCATGActtcgtaagtggaaagtttctgaaagctctgagttcacgagttgtggcgtgtttgttgacgttgtcagaaatggcggaggccatggaagtccatttttcggtgcataataagtgaatatattgtaattttagtcgtatattgtttttcttcataattctataatatgtctgaggaaaatgttgatatccccaatggcctcatctttttcctctgtcattatgacTTTGCATTTTCTggattatgttacccgcttgcttgCTTGCTAAATTATTAGTGTCTGTGACTTCTAGACCCCGTTctttagcagcggtgttctcacgacttaaccaattgaatgccaagcatattgtgtacacgacttgccatgttgtaaacatgagctcacgagtttcatttgaaggcaccattagtcAGCATGACTGCTGTAAAAAAGGCCTGTGCTGcattccaaatcacatactttttctttttacttcaaaacatactgcagctgcccttataaAGTAGGGACATGCAACTTTATTATAACattgtcccaattgtatgcagtacatactacttcatcataacattgcacaaactttgaccctcttgctcatatattcACTGCTCAGAGGAATGCGACCGGCTGTGCGCTCCAATACTCATACTACCATAcgatttagtatgccagaaaagaTTTGGTATATCCCAaaacatagtatgtcaaatgctgtattttttctggctattctgacccacaattctctgcacagcagatatatgagcaagagggtcaaagttcaaggtgcaatgtaatgacaaagtagtatgtcccaattatatgcatactgcatgcaacagtagtatgtactttgtaagggcaactgcagtatgtacagtaaaaagaaaaagtatgggATTTGGAACGCAGCCCTAGACTTTTTGGAATGATAGCAGGTTACCATCCTATGTTTTAGTGATGTCTGATTATGTATTGTGACTCCTACTAATTTGTTGCACCACTCACACTTGCATGGTAAAACTATTATAGCTCATTCCTATGTACAGCAGCATGTTATATGGAATGAGGCAGCCCTTCCCTTTCTTTGCCTGCCTCTCTGAGTCACTCACATATGCATATTGCATATACGTCACACTCTATTGTTTCATTCCTGCCGTGTTGCTCACTTTATTTCTGTATGCAAGGTTATAAATGTCCTCTGCTGGTCTTTTTGTCAATGTTACAGCTTGGCTGTTCAGATTGAAAGCTTCAAGCGACCCAGTATACTCCCCAAGCTCCTGATGGACTTCGTCTCTCAATACTGCTTTAAACTGCCAAAGGAGAAGAAATGCCGCCGCAGAAAAAGGTTTTAAGCTCTGATTAGCTTATTCATGTTAATCTTAGACAACTTTTGGTTACAGCTGTGCCAGTCTCCTGTCTAATGTGCTAACTCAGTTTATAACAGATTATCAGGTTGGTGTTCTGTTTCTGAcactttttatgtttctttttctaGCTGTTCTGGAGGCTTCACTAAAGCCTCTGACCTACTTCAAGCGCTTAAGATGATAGAGGAAAAAGACACTGCTGGGGTGCGAAATTCAGGCAATGACAGAAGAAGAGGGATCCCTACTCGTCTTTATAAGCGATGCCTAAGGCTAGAAAAGAGAAGCTGATGTTATGGCACAGCTCACACGATTTTAGACTATAAGCTTCTGTGAGCAGCGACAATGAATTTGATAAGCTTTACATTTCATGCAGcgttttctgtttctctctgatgGTGTAAAATGGCAGTGCGTTGGAAAACATTCAAGGACTTAAACCCTTGAATATGTAATATTTGTAAGTATGCCAATCatgtaaatttaatatatttataaagatCTGTAATTAAAAATGCAAACCATCAGATTGtgcattgaaaatgtaatcaaataatttatttcttgtttctgattgaatttattaattgatttaaaatcatATGTCAAGagtatttttcaaaatgatcaCAGGGTGGCATCTTATTACCTGCACTGCATATTGATTAAGTAAGGAAAAATATCGAGATATAGTCCATACTGCTAAGTCCAACAACAAATTCTTGGTTTACTTTACAACTAGgaataattattcattaatggAAACAAATATTGTTACACTTCAGTATATGTTTTGCTACATTTATAAAACATCCCTGATCCAAAATGTTTCGTGAGGACTGCAACCGGTTCAATGTGCACTTCAtctgccatttcatttcataaacTCCAGCTCTTACAATGTGTtgcatcagtgtttttttagaCATGTATTCTTATTGTAGCCTATATGGAAATTGGATGCATCAGttgtttgaaatgaattcaAAGGTCCATTCCTGTTCAACTATACTCATTAGATATTTACCTCAACAAAAATGTCACCATGGTCAGGTTTCAGTATTTAGCGGTATTAGGGTGTGATTCTTTTTTGTCATCTTGAGCTTTTAAAGATGTTATAACAGGGAAGATTGTGGCTGACCCCTCCCATCCCGGACACCATCTCTTCCAgactctgccatctggcaggaggttaaggtccatcaggaccaaaacctcacgccataaaaacagtttttttccccatggcagtggggctctTGAACAGCCCCTCTGCCCCCCCGTGACTGtatctccctcacacacacacacactattgccTCGCCAACACTGGCTCTCCCCCTCTTTCATACACTCTAAATAACACCCCCTactgtatccctctctctccctctgataccTGATCGTTTGCACtccggcaatatttgcactatctatatatatcatgtttatttttgtttatagcttattttgtatattgtatattcttaaaatttcaatttttcaatttttttaattctattttattctaacgtttttatctattcttttgttattatactgtttgacttgcaccaacataaccaaagcaa
Coding sequences within:
- the LOC119492284 gene encoding group 3 secretory phospholipase A2-like isoform X1; the protein is MQSRCLLQVVFAISSLFLSKTQCDVMGSGGHSSCLRSSRADDGQTRVTFLREDAAGVRWLFLSLWSEDTRPLTCEVNTDPLVTETYRSLCDRRGAQGQEITQKRFNISALLAPDAPCGALVSSSAQRRTRRDDGTERKTRRKRAWIFPGTLWCGTGSKAAEYDQLGMFESADRCCREHDHCLHIIQALTVNYGVFNPNFFTVSHCDCDQRFRQCLLGVNDTISSMVGYSFFNILRVPCFELEQRRRCTQMYWWGTCRVTKKAPYAVFKKPLPYADVTSKYGDNTDSKESTSSEGQHVNESFVINPHRESPKSERKCSSRDPPRGDTFYPRRKKGKGCKRHRKLYTAAPSQIPPMSRALTTTPSMKMGLLNASKSSTLMPNKKRAGKKKSTRKGLLAYTTQGSQVQPQETSKSTSTTQSTPTATTTVTKTTESRKKGPTQSRCCGFRTPLRGDTFQPRCKSCLEEKATPRVTTVTPSTTTYGLAIKVTTAGTLRLKKTTETPKQDTLKRLWSTTATPVTTKLMSAASIHEDDKPQKQMYSPLLQNNTSQEPMGGTTAQSTHAERGLKQNIALHNMTDNQLLCGSLKHLDECKYKIHPLEKKYDLQNMDSKTAYHCDCTSRLAVQIESFKRPSILPKLLMDFVSQYCFKLPKEKKCRRRKSCSGGFTKASDLLQALKMIEEKDTAGVRNSGNDRRRGIPTRLYKRCLRLEKRS
- the LOC119492284 gene encoding group 3 secretory phospholipase A2-like isoform X2; this translates as MQSRCLLQVVFAISSLFLSKTQCDVMGSGGHSSCLRSSRADDGQTRVTFLREDAAGVRWLFLSLWSEDTRPLTCEVNTDPLVTETYRSLCDRRGAQGQEITQKRFNISALLAPDAPCGALVSSSAQRRTRRDDGTERKTRRKRAWIFPGTLWCGTGSKAAEYDQLGMFESADRCCREHDHCLHIIQALTVNYGVFNPNFFTVSHCDCDQRCRVTKKAPYAVFKKPLPYADVTSKYGDNTDSKESTSSEGQHVNESFVINPHRESPKSERKCSSRDPPRGDTFYPRRKKGKGCKRHRKLYTAAPSQIPPMSRALTTTPSMKMGLLNASKSSTLMPNKKRAGKKKSTRKGLLAYTTQGSQVQPQETSKSTSTTQSTPTATTTVTKTTESRKKGPTQSRCCGFRTPLRGDTFQPRCKSCLEEKATPRVTTVTPSTTTYGLAIKVTTAGTLRLKKTTETPKQDTLKRLWSTTATPVTTKLMSAASIHEDDKPQKQMYSPLLQNNTSQEPMGGTTAQSTHAERGLKQNIALHNMTDNQLLCGSLKHLDECKYKIHPLEKKYDLQNMDSKTAYHCDCTSRLAVQIESFKRPSILPKLLMDFVSQYCFKLPKEKKCRRRKSCSGGFTKASDLLQALKMIEEKDTAGVRNSGNDRRRGIPTRLYKRCLRLEKRS